A stretch of DNA from Hemitrygon akajei chromosome 4, sHemAka1.3, whole genome shotgun sequence:
AACCTATGTTCACTGACTCATTCCTGAGATGAGGATATTGCCTCATGTGGAGAGATTAAGGAAGACCGGCCCATTCTCACTGGTATTTCAATGAAGTCCTTGAGATATCAAAGATTCTTAGAGGATTTGACAAAGTGGATGACCAGAGCCTGTGTTTTCTTCAAATGGGGTTATCTTGCTAATTAGTCAATTAGAACTGAGTGACAAGGTTTTTTAACATAAGAGCTGCACGTATTTTGAAGACTCCACCTCAGAGGGCTGTAGATGCTTAGGTATATTCAAGACTGAAACTGTTAATTTTTTGGAGATGAATGATagtcgtgtgggtagtcagaggctttttttcccagggctgaaatggctagcacgagagggcatagttttaaggtgcttggaagtaggtacagaggagatgtcaggcgtaagttttttacgcagcgagtggtgagtgcgtggaatgggctgttggcagcggtggtggagacaGAAAAGATAGGATCTTTTACGAGGCTCCtgaatggatacatggagcttagaaaaatagaggactatgggtaagcctaggtagttctaaggtaaggacatgtttggctcagctttgtgggccgaaaggcctgtattgtgctgtaggttttctatgtttctatgaatgaaATCAGGTGAATCGGATTTGCAAGGAAGAAATTTTGAGGTACATGAGTGGGGCAGGCTCAGGCCTACTCCTTATAAAAGTCAGTAGTCTATTCTAAGTGGGTTCTTTAGTTAAATATAATCACAACAATTCCAGCATACTCCCTAGCACCTCCCTTATACTACTGTTCATTATCCTGAGATCATTGGAGACTCTGTTGTGTGAGTCCTGACTTTCACCTTGCATTGAACCATTACCACTGCATTCACTTATTTAACATATGCCTCTGGTTATTTCTCGTTTTCATTATCAACCCTTAGCTTCattacattccccccccccccccccccattctgagcAACCCTGAATTTAATCCCTTCAGCTGTCAAGACTCTGAGTTCTGGAATTCTATCTTTAATCATCTCAGCCTTTCTATCTTTCCTTTATATTTTCCTTAAAATGTATTTCCTGCTCCAAGTGTTTGGTAATCTGTCCTGCAGTCTCCTTTGATAGCCAACAGTCACCCTTATTTTATATAATGATCATtataattttatttgtatttgttgTAATTAAACTGTATCCGTGACTATAAGCTTTTGGTGCTGAAAGGTTCTTTTGTCAGTATTGGCTATGTCACTTAAAGAAGTCTTTCTGAAGAATGAAAGTTCATGAATCAGTGGGTGTTTCAATTAGTAATCTAAAGTTAGAAATCAACTTGATCTTTCTGTCAGTGTCTACCAACACAGTTTCAATTacaatgacctgctgagttcctccagcattttgtgtatattgcaaTTTCCTATACCTGTGAATGAATTTGTACCTTCATACACAACCCAAAAGTTTCTATTCAGCATACTGACATATTGAAAATTATTAAAACTTAATATGTTAACTGCACTTTGCATATTTAGACAAAGTATAAACGTTTTATCTTCAAGCTTTCATTATATCATTTGTCCTGTCAAAGTAGTCACAAGATAGATAAAATTCAAACAGCAAGGACAGACTGGACAATCTGATGGCCATGATTACAGCACTAAAAattaacttgttttctctctATTTCGTGTCTGAAAAATGCTtcctggcctgaaatgttaactctgtttctctttctgtagatgctgcctaacctgctctttttcttctgtttttatttcagatttcctgcagcttttttgaTTTTCTTTAGAGTATTTTCCTGTATTTAAACCTCAATCTGAATGTTGACCAACTACTTTGATGAGAAGGGGAATGCATCTCCTCCTTCATGAATGGAGAACAGCAGTCAGTAATGCATCCGCTTTGTGCATGGGGCAAATACAATTAATTGTATCCATGTGATTTTGAGTGCCTTGTCTTAGACTTAGAAGAACCACAAATAGTTTCACTCTTTTAATTGCAAACTCCTCTCTGTCACCATTAAAACAGTGAGCAGATGAACTCTACAGATTAATCCCTAGCCTCAGTTTATGAGAGATATTCCATTTGTTCTTTCTGCTCTTCCACTATTTTCCTTGTAAAACTAacattttgttttctcttttctgGTTCTGAataagggtctttgacctgaaataataactatgtttctctttccaatactgcctggcctgctttgtgttcccagtgttttctgtttttctctcagATTTTTCAGTATCTTCAGTTTTTGATTTTTATCTGCCTCCAAAGGTCTCTGGCTAGAAAATTGCAATGATTTGTAACTCTTGACAGAGTAACTTCCTCCTTACCTTCATATGGAATGGATAACTCCTTATTCTGAAAAAATGTCTCTAGTTTCAGATGTCCAGACTGGGAGAAACCTCCTCTCTAAATCCACCCTGTCAATCCTCCTCAAAACCTtgtacactcattggccactttattaggtacaggaatggaCTCTGATATGTTTTGCAGCTGCAACCCATGCACTTCAAAGATtgatgtattgtgcattcagagatgctcttctgcacactgctgttgtaacacgtggttatctgagttactgtcgctttcctgttagcttgaaccactctggccattctcctctgacttctcattaacaaagcgttttcacccacagaactgcctgcACTggatgtttgtttgtttattgcaccattctctgtaaactctagaggctgttgtgtgtgaaaatcccaagagatcagcagtttctggagTATCCAAACTATtccatttggcaccaacaatcatcccacagtcaaagtaacttcctccccattctgatacttagtctgaacaacaaataaacctcttgaccatgtttgcaagcttttatgcattgagttgctgacttGTTGTTTGTAATAATACATGAATAACCTTGATGTATATGTGGTGAATATAGCGATGAAATGGTCTGAAAAATGGCAGTTGCAATTTAATCCAGACATTtatgaggtgatgtattttgaaACTGTTAATGAGGCTGTGCCATATACCATAAATGGTAGAGTCTTACAAATTATTGAGGGACAGAAACCTTGGAATACAACTCCATAGATTCTTGAATACGACAACACAGGTAGACAATATGGTTAGGAAGAcatatggtatattggccttcataaatcagaggatTGAATACAAAATAAGGAAGGTTATGGGCTCCAACTTTAGAAAACTTTGGTCAAATCTTGGGCTGGGGGGACATCTAGAATGCCCTGTTTGTGGGTGAAGGAAGTTTAGAAAGGTGCAACCAGAAATCACAATCAGCAGTGAGAATATTTGCTGACTTAAGGTGCCGTCACCTTTTAGTTTATGATCTCATGGATTCTTGGTGATGAGTCAAAGTGTGCCTTAAAGGCCTCaagatcatttttttttaaacttgagaAAGCTTAGTTAGCAAAGCCATGGCCTTATCAAACCATTTGAAAAAATTCATGGTTTCAAATACAAAATTTTTTAATAATTTGATGTGATAGTGTGATAGAACCACTATTAACAAACTATTAGgaaaattaatattttaaaaaaaactaaccagtTGGATGTTTCTCCACATTAATAAGGCCCGGAGCAATTACTTTCCATTCACTTGGCACAGGAATAGCCCATAAACCTCTTGCACTGACACTGATTTTTGTTGCACTTATAACTTAATTATCAGGAATTAGGCAAAAGTCATCTCCTCTCATTGAACAAATATTAGGTTTAAACTTATTTAAATCCTGTTTGCCTAATCCAGAGGTTTCCCTCAAGCAAAGAATTTCAATAGAGATTTAAAATCACTCTCATTTGTTCAAGTGAAGTTTACAAAAGCTCTCCAGGACCTAAGCTTTACTTTACAAACATTGCAGACAAGCATTTGAATGCACTTGGTGCTTTTCACATGTCATTCAATTTAGAGGACTTAATGATAGTTGTTTGCAAAGTGGAAGGTGAAACTTGCATCCTTTTTTAAGGTAGCAAATATATTAGTAAAGATAAAAGCCAGTTAGTTTATAGAACCAGATGCTCCCATCTCTGCTCAGGTTAGCATCCACCCAACTCCAAATGTTTACATTTATCTGTCCAGCAACTACAAACTTGAGAGGTGAACACATCCACTATTAACTACCTTCAACTAGTTATGCAGAGTTTAAAAACAGGCAAATAAGTAACGGTAATAATCAGACCTATGTGACTACACCATTGTGTGCTATGGCAGCTGCAAGGCATCGTACCGCAAGACCCTATGGGAAATGGTaaaaactgctgagaggatcactggggtctccctccCTACTGTTTGTGATATTTACTGGCAGTATTGTATATGAAGGACCCGAGAcccacagcttcttcccccaggctgtgaagCTAATGAATATCCTGTCACCACCAAGGTCTCCTCACTTGGACAGCAAGCtattgtttacctgtgctgtacatttcACATACATAGAACTATAttaactttttttattttatgtgctgtgtgataGTTGTATGGTGATCCAGAGGAACATtgcttcatttggttgtatatatgtagtcAGATGATAAACATAATATCAAAGAATAAAAACACCATTGGAGAGCATTAATAAAAAGTTTTATTTTATAAGCGTTTCAAAAGGTCAAACAAAAGAAGCTGCAACCTCTGGCAATTACAGAGTGGCAATTTCTAACACAATGTTGGATGCACCAAGAATGTTACAATAACTCAATAGCAGATTAATGCCCCCTCCCCCAGACCAAGTTGGTGCGTGAAACCAACATGAAATTGCTCACCATGCCAATTCATATCCCCTCACTGTACCAGCCATGGTAAGTGTCAAACAAAACACCACTAAGAACAGAGACAATGGGCCACCCAAAGACACTTTCGTAGTGTGTTAActatacaaaacaaaaataaactgtACAGTTTAAAATCAAATTCTCATATACATAgccttatatatttttaaaaagaagcAGTGTACAGGGCAGGGGTAAATGCTCTATAGCTAAGTGTTGCTGGAAGCAAAATTAATTCAATCATCATCATCCTCAtcatcttcctcttcctcttcatcTTCCTCATCATCATCTTCATCCTCATCATCATCTTCCTCCTCTACTaccttctttttcttttcaactttGGTAGCTGGAGTCTTTTTAGTAGTATCGGTCTTTGCTTTAGCACGATATGCTGCAAGATCCtacaaaacaaaatgaaaaatatTTTAGCCTTGAGTAAGTTTGTTCGTGATTGGGCTAGTTTAACTGAACCAGAATATTTAATAGGCCCCTAATATTAGCTGAAGGTCAGTACTAGAATCTTTTTAATTTTAGTACTAAAATTAAAATCCAGCATCTCATACCCACATAAATATGACAATACTATGTTTACCAATAACACCAAGTTTCATTAATCTTGACTTTCAACACAAGTGATTTTTAAGTTAGCATCACTTCCAATGTTAAGAATCATCAGCCAAATCCTAAAATACTCAATAGTGTTAGTACAAAAAAAGTTATctgcacactcagtggccactttgttagctaTAGGGATGGAAGCTAGTGTAGTCTTCTACACTGGCTGTTGCCCACCCATTTAAAGGtttaacatgttgtgcattccactcttctgcacaccacttgtTGTAATGTGTTATTTGAgtttgttgccttcctgtcagcttgaacctgcctgacaattcttctctgacctttctcattaacacccacagaactgctactcactggaatttttgtTCTTTGcccaattctctgtaaactctagagactggagtgtgtgaaaatcccaagagatcagcagtttgagatactcaaaccaccccatctggcaccaataataattccacaaagtcactcaggtcatatttctttcccattctgatgtttagtctgaacaactgattctcttgatcatgtctgcatcaAGTTGTTGCCATAccattggctgattaaatacttGCATTCAcgaggtgtataggtgtacctaataatgtacAGTGGAGGCATTATGGATCTTAAGTTACATTAATTATCCATTTACAAGCTGTGGAAGTACAAAAAAATCCTACTAAAGCTGATAACTTTTAGTCAAATATTACCTGTTCATATCTTTCCTTGAGCTTAGCTGCCCTCTTCTCATATGGAATCTTATCACTTGCAGAAGTTGCATTCCAAAGCTCTCCCAGTTTCCTGGCTGTTTCTCCAATTGATAAACCAGGATTTTCCTCTTTAATTTTAGGACGCCAGTCAGAGCAGAACACAAAGAAAGCAGATCTGAAATGAATTGTAATCAATTAAAACTGGAAGTGAACCTGCATGAAGTAGAAACCCTTAACCATACCCTTTGCACCTAAAAGATGACTATTTGGACAGCTTTGCCAACATCCCTCCACAAGTTCAACCCAAATCTTGCAGTTTAACCCATCTCCTTTGAGATatacactctccccccccccccccccacaaaatcTACCAATGGTTCCATTTTTGCCATTTCCAAGTTGCAATTTTCCTTCATAAGCATCCAGTCTAAATTACTCCAGTATTGGTAGCCTTCATCTCCATAATCTGTTGACAAGGCCCCCTTCCCCCAAAGCTCTAGGAATCCCTTTCCTAAACCCCTCTGCCTCTTCAGATACTTCTACTACAACTTATTGTCTCCATACATAGGAGAATGTTAAATGAAGCTACAGTATTAAAAAAAGATGCTGAATACAAGTTTAAGTCAAAGTTTGGGTTAAAAGCAGGAACGGACAAATGTACCTTGTGTAACCCACTCACAAATGGCCAAGTGGCTTCCCTTGTTCCTACACAGGAGTTATTGCAATATCATATccatagaaagcatcttatcTGGCAACTGCTATactacaagaaactgcaaagttgtggacacagctcaacaaATCACAGCTTCCCTTCCATGGAAACTCTTCACTTTTTGCTGCCTTGGAAAAGAGCCAACATAATGGTCTTATAATAAGAATCTACTCTATAAATtcaccctcctcccctctcccatcagctaAAATGCCTGAAAGGACATAGCATTAGGCTCAATGACAGTTCTATTCCACGGTGACAAGACTATTGAACAATTCTCTAGTATGAAAGGTGGATTCTTGTTCTCACAATCtacattatgatcttgcaccttactaTTTACCTGGACTACACTCTGTAAGTGTAACAGAGATATATTCCGcatcttattattttactttataCTAACTCAAATGCACGGTTTTAGTTAATTGTTCTGTATGGACAATATGCATTGTTCACTGCCCaggtgacaatagtaaaccaatttaaTTTACCAAGTTAATGCCCATATTAAGAGTATCATTACGATAAACACAATTTGGAAGATTCAAGCACTGCATTAGAAATGTTATACTGGGAACAATTTTGAGGTATTTTAGCAATATCTACAATGTATTTTTAGATATAAACTTACGGAGGCCTCTTTGGTGCATTAGGGTCCTTCTTTCTCTTTGCTTTTTTGCCACCTGTTGGTGGCACATAATTTTTCATTTCCTTCTCCCAAcgaagtttgtcttcttttgccttTTCTTCAAATTTTGTTTTCTCTTTGCCGGTCATTGACTAAAAATCAATccaaaaataaaatccaaaaatAATGCCAAAAATATTTAGTTCACTAGATTTATGACTGGCCTAATAAAAAGTAGTCTGTGTACAACTGGTTCACTTTGTTTGTGCATTAATATATTTTTGTATTCTACACCCTAATCAAAGGTTTGGTAACATTCCAAGTAATTCTTTCCAATGCCAAAGCTTTATCCTATTTCAAGAGTGCAGAGATGTCATGGTGGACATATTTCCAGACAATTAACCtgatatcagggtataaagttgGCACAAGTCAAATTTCCTTACAATTCTTAACTGTGTACTCAAATATGAAGATAACTCACAAGATTGTTGGAAAACAAAATTTAAATGCCAATCTACAGAAGGTGATAGATAGGCACTCATTTAAAGATTAGACAAACTAGCAGGCTTTAAGAAAAGCCTTAGGAATGGTAAGAGAAAGTGGAAAAAAATACAAGAGGCATTTATGAAGGAAATTCTAGAGCTTAGAGCTCTGTCAATGGAAGGATTAGTTAACAATaaaacaatattcagggatttttAACTGGTCATATTTGGAAAAACGCAACAGTCTCTGTGATATCTACAAAAATTGATGCTTTGCTTAAGACAGGTACAATGAGTCAATGAAAAGTGCAATGCTGTGCAGGCAAAAATATTGTAGAGACCATAAGATGGCAGCCATATGTGCATTAGAAAGTAAAGGGTAGAGATGATAAAATCATGGAGCAAACTTTTCAGTGAGATGTCAGCAGAGTGGTTACTGTAATggtacaaatatgacctgaagcTCATctcagaatgaaaaaaaaatcacatttcttccagtcTATTTCAATTTCAGAGATGGGGTTGGTGGGTAGGGAATAGAATGTAGTTAATCCAAGATTATTGTTTTGCCTCACCAAAATGTAATAGGTGGTCTTCTTTACCACTGTATGTAAAACATGCTGCTGTTTAGAAAGTGATTAATTGATGACACTGAGGTAGTCGTAGGTATTGTCAGCATATGTGGAGAAATTAACATTCTTGTTTAAACGATGACACCAAGGAACAACAGTTAGGAAGTGGCCTGGGAGGTACGTGTGTACCTATATATAAATATagcagacggggggggggggggggggggggaaagaactAAAGTAATGGGACAGTTTCAGTAAAGGAAGCTAATGCAGGTAATTCACTGGCCATGACTAGATAGGTCATGGTCAACCACAAACTAGGTGAGGAGGATGATGAGCAATTATTTTTTATGACAATCACAAAACGTCGTTACTGCTCTTAAAAGTCAACTGAGTGAAACTTACTGATGAATTATGACACAAGGTCCCAACACCTAAGATATCCCCAATGGCCTGGGTTTATTTCCTTCATGTCCATCCAATTTTCCTTTAAAAATCACTGATTCACATTCATTTACAGTACCCTCAGGGTAGTAAGTTACAAATTATTACCACAGCATACCCCATATCTTTTCATACCTGGCCCTTGTGCATCTGCCAAAAGAGTTGGGAACATAAAGCAGTCTATTATCTTGTATTCAAGGTTAAGCAAAGCATCCACTCCAGGAATGGCTAGCCTTAGTAATGCACAACATTAATTTTCATGTAATCCATTACCTCTACTATCTCCACTTCTGCCAATATCTTGTCAGTATCTTCTTGTGCAGAAAAACTCAAAGTACTTATCGTGTGTTCTAGTCTTACCCTGTGCCTATGCACATTCATTCCCAAAAAGGCTCCACCCCATCCCTTATCATGTTTACACGCCAGTCAAAAGATTTTTCTTATTTCCTTCTATGTGAATTGACATTCTATTCTCAAACTTTCTCATTACTTGCAATTTGAGTGTTAGAACAGGAACCTGAGAAGATTCATCCATTCAACTAGATGAGGAAAAATTAATTAAATGCTGTCAGTTTCAATGATGAAGTAGTCCTCATGCTCATAACACTTCATAGAACAGAGCAGAAAGCTTGGGAGAAGAATCCAAATAGAGAAATTCAATTAGACTTTGTTTTTGCGATCCAGGATACCCATGACATAGTTAATGGGGTTGGGTTTACACTAAAACTCAATTAGGtagtaaatgttttttttaaattccatttAACTTTGGGTCTCTCTGAGTAAAAGGCTGTATAACAATTTTAATGAAGATTAGGGAATTAAAAATGGAAGCAAATATATTGTTAACTAGTTCGATAACTGCAGAAATGCAACTATATATCACTTTCAGAAATCTCAGCTGTCTGTCGGTTTGGCTTTAACTCATGATGTGGAAAATaaaaaagcagcatctataaaggaTGTAATATCAATGTGCAAAACTATAACCAAACATCCCAAGCACATCTACAAAATGTTGTAGGAGCTCAGAAGAACAAGCAAGGTTTgcagcagagacccttcatctgtgtcttggcccaaaatacgaactgttcattttcctccatagatgccacctgacctgagctcctccagcattctgtgtgggtTGCcctagacttccagcatctgcagcagctTGTGATCCCAAGAACACCATTTAACTTAATTGCCCAAATTAGAAAGGAATTTTTCAGCACCAGAGGCATTGTAGATAAGGACAATCACAGAACTGATCTGTACTGTAAATGATACTATAAAAAAGGTGATTTTTTTGTATTGTAGGATTTTTGACAATGTCCTATTTAAATGTTCATTCAGAGCATTTTATTAAAATTTAAACTTTAAAATTACAAGAAAATGcaactttaaaaaaatcaataacaGGCAAACTCTGGATTATGAAAACCCATTTTGTACTTGCATGTGAAAACCTTGAATTCTTTTACATATACTGATGTTGTGGGGGGGCGTTGTTTCTGACAGGTCCATATTACATAGTGATCTGTTTTCAATCATACCATTTTTGCTTCAGTTTTAATATACATATTGAGGGGCAGAAGGTAAATATAAAATTTGGCAACTAGATTTGCCACCAAGTTACAGAACGCAAACTCCCACCTTCCACCTTTCTGCACACTTCTTTGAAAATTCAGAAAAGTTGACAGTGGCATCAGGATGCTTTTTCTTGTGCTCCTCACGGCAAGTTTGGACAAAGAAGGCATACGAGGACATTTTGCCTCGAGGTCTTTTAGGATCACCTCCCCTTACCATTTTGGCcctttcctgaaaggaaaaatcGTAGACAATTAATTGAATCCTGTACAATTCATAACATTCCATGTACTCATGTGGTGCATGAAATCGAGACACATTGCTCTTTTTCAGATACTTCCAAGATCCAACGAAATTTCGATGAACATGCAGTGTGGTGTACGTTAAATGGTGTAAAAACAAGTTTTGTGGAGACTAATACTGTATTACTGTTGATATTCCATTTGCGTTCGCATCACATTCTTCTGAGGCAGTACAGGTTTAAGCTACCTGTGCCTTTGTCGGTATCTATCACGAGAACTATTTATCAATACATCCTTACAGTTctcaaaaaaaacacacacaaaaaaaaagaacgaGTGCAAATTGCTATCCCGTTTACATTAAGTGTACGAAAACAACCGCGCCCCTGCATTTTAACATGGGACTACGAGGTGGGAAGAGACGATGAACGGTGCACAAATTCAACGGGCAAAATAAATTGCACTCCCGGCTATGTCATTTTCCACAAATCTGCTCTAAATGTTAATTCCATCCTTCGCGCCATTTTAAAATCAGTGGGAAAAAACATCTAATTTCTTTACCCGTGATAAAAAATGTTTCCGCGATTTAACAACCCCGCCTAACTCTTCCCGCAGTTATACTGCAAAAGTTTAAATTAGAATCGAAAAATACACTTCGAAATCTTAGCTTTCATGGTCACTTCCCGCCACATTGTTTTCCATTCTTGGATAAAGAATATAAAATAACGTCCATTAAAAATTTAAATCTCTAATCCAAATCCCtaaaaataataaaaagttaATATGCCGAACGCGTTGGTTCTGTTTAAAAATCATGGGGCTAAAGCGGAGGCACTTCACTAGAGTCTGGAGCAATGgctgagaacaaaaaaaaatgaggtcAAACAACAACGACAATATTTCTTCTTCCATGTTGAAAAATCCTTCTTCATGAGAGAAAGTCCCCTTCAAATGTCACCAACCACCGTCTTCAGACGGTTTGCTAACGCCAAACGCCCGTTTTCCACGTTTTTCTCGCCTGTGGTCTTTGCGCTTGGCGGTATATAGTTATAGTGTGGGGTTTGTACATATAGTTTAGTAATACAGCCGCGAATGGCCGCTTGACTCTAACATTGAGAGTACATGGCTCCATCTTGATAGCAGCGTCAGTGCGAGAGCAGAACAGCCCGGCTCACCTTACAACCCGCATTTCTCCCCTTTAACCGCCTGCAAGCCCGACAAAAAGCGTATCGTTAGATAGCCCAGAGCCCCTGCTACCCGACCTCGCCCCGAAAACCCACTGTGAACGGCGCTTTACAGCGCCTGACACGGTTTGGAAAAGTTGAACTCAACTCGCTCTCGACGCGCTGCTATTTAATAATGGCTTTTCCTCAGCCGCCGTCAGCCATATTAAACAGCGCGGCTGAGGGAGATTTTTTAACTTTAATTCTAACACCCTACTAACGCACAGTTTTAAAATAAAACTAAAGAGTAAGACATGCCCgtttagaaaatgctgaattttgGCCCTCTCGGAGCCTAAAAGCGAGGCGCTGTTGTAGAGTCTTTCCTTGCACTTGGTCCGCACGCTAACAATCAGCCTCACTCCGTCTCTCGCTGTAATGGCTGGGAAGGCGCTTGCTGCCTGCGCACTATCACTAGCCACTGCCGCGCTGCCATTGGCCGCGGCCGAGCCATTGCGCTCTCTGATTGGTCAGCGCCCCGCCATTGTTCTGACTACAGCTGTTCTTCGATTGGCCGCCGGGGGGAAAATGACAGCTGAAGGCGAAACAGCGCGCAAATACAAATCCAAAGAGACTGCAAAGATAGGTACAGAGCAGTCGGAGAACATAGCCACATAGTCTCTATGCAGCCTTGGTATATATATGTAAACTGCACTCCACTGGCTTTACCCCAGCTGGTACGCACTCCTCGATGTTTGGCTTGGTACGGTGGTCTCATATCGTTAATGACACTCCTTTCATTTAAGGTTAAGAGTTGTATGTGACAGAATGCAAAACTGTACAAAAATAAATGTGAATATTCAGCGCGAGAGGCAATGTTGACTTTTTAAAATTAAAGTCCAAcgatctgaaatgttaattgaATTACTCTTTCTGAAGATACATCTTCAGCACTTTTTGGATGAGGTCAGCTTTCTAGCACCCTTAGTATTTTGCTTTCTGTGAACTGCATTTATGGACAACGAATGCGCCATAATTTAAAAAGTCCTATCGCGCAATATCTAACATATATGAACAGAACATTATTGCTTTGGAAGTAAACTTTTCTGTTAATTTAATGATTAATTCGCAAATTATACGTTTCCACAAATATCAAAGTTTTGAATATCCAGAAAACACCAAATTATATTCTCTTACTCTTAATATCCCTTACTTTGTTCAACATATGAATATAAAACTATATTACAACAAATAAAACTTTAGTTGCTTGGCCATTCTATCGTGTACATCAGATCCTGAAATGTCGTAACAAAACTATGTTCATTGAATACCGAATATCTCCGAATGTAAAAGCAATGAGCGTAAATCAGATAATTCCCAATTTTGAGTAAGGATTACATATTTCTTTTTCGACATCGGGCAAATATTCAATCGGTAGGTTTAACAGCAACCTTCAAGTAGACAT
This window harbors:
- the LOC140726885 gene encoding high mobility group protein B1-like, whose translation is MVRGGDPKRPRGKMSSYAFFVQTCREEHKKKHPDATVNFSEFSKKCAERWKSMTGKEKTKFEEKAKEDKLRWEKEMKNYVPPTGGKKAKRKKDPNAPKRPPSAFFVFCSDWRPKIKEENPGLSIGETARKLGELWNATSASDKIPYEKRAAKLKERYEQDLAAYRAKAKTDTTKKTPATKVEKKKKVVEEEDDDEDEDDDEEDEEEEEDDEDDDD